A genomic stretch from Suncus etruscus isolate mSunEtr1 chromosome 17, mSunEtr1.pri.cur, whole genome shotgun sequence includes:
- the LZTS2 gene encoding leucine zipper putative tumor suppressor 2 — MAIVHTRPVPLEPAPEATTAPHTPAMGSVSSLISGRPCPGGPAHPRHNGPSGPSFFRQQDGLLRGGYDAQEPLCPAVPPRKAVPTTTFTYINEDFRTESPASPSSDFEDAREQRAHDAHLRGPPPKLIPVSGKLEKNMEKILIRPTAFKPVLPKPRGAASVPGFLGPRATGLSGSLTQLFGGPASSSSSSSSSAADKSLALSGWASGCPSGTLSDSGRNSLSSLPTYSTGGTEPATHSPGGHLPSHGPGRGALPGPTRGAPTGPSHSDSGRSSSSKSTGSLGGRGTGGLLGGAPRASPDSSSCGERSPLPPPPPPPPSDEALLHCVLEGKLRDRDREAQLQQLRDSLDESEAAMCQVSEERPRPWQREREALREDGTVQTQRAQRAQQLLQLQVFQLQQEKRQLQDDFAQLLQEREQLERRCATFEREQRELGPRLEETKWEVCQKSGEISLLKQQLKESQAELVQKGSELVALRVALREARAALRVSEGRMRGLQEAAQARELELEACSQELQRHCQEAERLREKAGQLDTEAAGLREPPAPSGSADPFLLAESDEAKVQRVVAGVGGSLRAQVERLRAELQRERRRGEEQRDSFEGERLAWQAEKEQVIRYQKQLQHNYIQMYRRNRQLEQELQQLSLELEARELAELGLAEPTPCICLEEITATEI; from the exons ATGGCCATCGTGCACACACGTCCTGTGCCCCTGGAACCTGCCCCTGAGGCCACCACAGCCCCACACACTCCAGCCATGGGCAGCGTGAGCAGCCTCATCTCAGGCCGGCCCTGCCCTGGAGGCCCAGCCCATCCCCGCCACAATGGCCCCTCTGGGCCCTCCTTCTTCCGCCAGCAGGATGGGCTGCTCAGGGGTGGTTATGATGCACAGGAGCCACTGTGCCCAGCTGTGCCCCCCAGGAAGGCTGTCCCCACCACCACCTTCACCTATATCAATGAGGACTTCCGGACTGAGTCCCCTGCCAGCCCCAGCAGTGACTTTGAAGATGCCCGGGAGCAGCGGGCCCATGATGCTCATCTGCGTGGTCCCCCACCCAAGCTTATCCCAGTCTCTGGAAAGCTGGAGAAG AACATGGAGAAAATCCTGATCCGCCCCACAGCCTTCAAGCCAGTGCTGCCCAAACCTCGAGGGGCGGCGTCCGTGCCTGGCTTCCTGGGTCCTCGGGCCACCGGACTGTCAGGGAGCCTCACTCAGCTCTTTGGGGGAcctgcttcctcctcctcttcctcctcctcctcagctgCTGACAAATCCCTGGCACTGAGCGGCTGGGCCAGCGGCTGCCCATCAGGGACACTCTCTGACTCCGGCCGGAACTCACTCTCCAGCCTGCCCACTTACAGCACTGGGGGCACTGAGCCAGCCACCCACTCCCCAGGCGGGCACCTACCCTCCCATGGCCCTGGGCGAGGAGCACTGCCAGGGCCCACCCGAGGGGCCCCAACTGGGCCCTCCCACTCGGACAGTGGCCGATCTTCCTCCAGCAAAAGCACAGGCTCCCTGGGAGGTCGGGGGACCGGGGGGCTCTTAGGCGGTGCTCCCCGAGCCTCCCCAGACAGCAGCTCCTGTGGGGAACgctccccactcccacccccgccCCCACCACCACCTTCAGACGAGGCCCTGCTGCACTGTGTCCTGGAAGGAAAACTACGCGACCGTGACCGTGAGGCACAGCTACAACAGCTGCGGGACAGCCTGGATGAGAGCGAGGCCGCCATGTGCCAG GTGTCCGAGGAGCGACCACGGCCCTGGCAGCGGGAACGTGAGGCCCTACGGGAGGATGGCACTGTTCAGACGCAACGAGCCCAGCGGGCCCAGCAGCTGCTGCAACTGCAGGTGTTCCAGCTGCAGCAAGAGAAGCGGCAGCTGCAGGACGACTTCGCACAACTGCTGCAGGAGCGGGAGCAGCTGGAGCGACGCTGCGCCACCTTCGAGCGAGAGCAGCGGGAGCTCGGGCCTCGGCTTGAGGAGACCAAGTGGGAG GTGTGCCAGAAGTCAGGCGAGATCTCCCTGCTGAAGCAGCAACTGAAGGAGTCTCAGGCGGAGCTGGTGCAAAAAGGCAGTGAGCTGGTGGCCTTGCGGGTGGCGCTACGAGAAGCCCGGGCAGCACTGCGGGTCAGTGAAGGCCGGATGCGGGGCCTCCAGGAAGCGGCCCAAGCTCGGGAGCTAGAGCTGGAGGCCTGTTCCCAGGAGCTGCAGCGGCACTGCCAGGAGGCTGAGCGACTGCGGGAGAAGGCTGGTCAGCTGGACACCGAGGCGGCTGGACTGCGGGAGCCTCCTGCGCCATCAGGGAGTGCGGACCCCTTCCTGCTGGCAGAGAGTGATGAGGCCAAGGTGCAGCGGGTAGTTGCCGGGGTTGGTGGCAGCCTGCGGGCTCAGGTGGAACGGCTACGGGCAGAGCTGCAGAGAGAGCGGCGCCGGGGTGAGGAGCAGAGGGACAGCTTCGAGGGAGAGCGACTGGCCTGGCAAGCGGAGAAGGAGCAGGTGATCCGGTACCAGAAGCAGCTGCAGCACAACTACATCCAGATGTACCGGCGCAACCGGCAGCTGGAGCAGGAACTGCAACAGCTCAGCCTGGAACTGGAGGCCCGGGAGCTTGCAGAACTGGGCCTGGCCGAGCCGACCCCCTGCATCTGCCTGGAGGAGATTACTGCCACGGAAATCTAG